One segment of Carya illinoinensis cultivar Pawnee chromosome 13, C.illinoinensisPawnee_v1, whole genome shotgun sequence DNA contains the following:
- the LOC122290820 gene encoding 40S ribosomal protein S15a-1-like: MVRVSVLNDALKSMYNAEKIGKRQVMIRPSSKVIIKFLLVMQKHGYIGEFEFVDDHRSGKIVVELNGRLNKCGVISPRFDVGVKEIEGWTARLLPSRQFGYIVLTTSAGIMDHEEARRKNVGGKVLGFFY; the protein is encoded by the exons ATGGTGAGAGTCAGTGTGTTGAATGATGCTCTCAAGAGTATGTACAATGCTGAGAAGATTGGAAAAAGACAGGTCATGATTAGGCCGTCCTCTAAAGTGATTATCAAGTTTCTGCTGGTCATGCAGAAGCATG GTTATATTGGGGAATTTGAGTTTGTTGATGATCACAGATCTGGCAAGATTGTCGTTGAATTGAATGGAAGGCTGAACAAGTGTGGTGTTATAAGTCCTCGTTTTGATGTTGGTGTCAAAGAGATTGAGGGCTGGACTGCTCGGCTGCTTCCTTCAAGACAG TTTGGATATATTGTGCTGACCACATCTGCGGGAATAATGGACCACGAAGAAGCAAGGAGAAAGAATGTTGGGGGCAAAGtacttggatttttttattaa